One part of the Flavobacterium johnsoniae UW101 genome encodes these proteins:
- a CDS encoding diacylglycerol kinase: MEFQKDNTFVTGRLKSVTYAFKGAVKLIKTEHSVMVQFSLGIIMTIAGFYFHISQTEWLCQTLAIGLVLSVEGLNTAVEKIADFIHPDYSRRIGFIKDIAAGAVFFAAMTAIAIGLIIYIPKFI; the protein is encoded by the coding sequence ATGGAGTTTCAAAAAGATAATACTTTTGTTACAGGTCGTTTAAAAAGCGTTACCTATGCTTTTAAAGGAGCTGTAAAATTGATTAAAACAGAACACAGCGTTATGGTGCAATTCTCATTGGGAATTATCATGACTATTGCAGGGTTCTATTTTCATATTTCTCAAACCGAATGGCTATGTCAAACCTTAGCCATTGGTTTAGTTTTAAGCGTTGAAGGATTAAATACGGCAGTTGAAAAAATCGCCGATTTTATCCATCCTGATTACAGCAGACGAATCGGATTTATTAAAGATATTGCTGCAGGAGCGGTATTTTTTGCCGCAATGACAGCAATTGCAATAGGTTTAATTATTTATATTCCAAAATTTATATAG
- the tpx gene encoding thiol peroxidase, with protein sequence MASITLGGNPVHTSGELPAVGSKLADFKLVQNDLSVASLSTFAGKKLVLNIFPSVDTGTCATSVRTFNASASGLENTTVLCISRDLPFAQKRFCGAEGLENVVNLSDFQTGAFGKANGLEIVDGPLAGLHSRAIIVVDADGTITHTEQVAEIANEPNYEAALAAL encoded by the coding sequence ATGGCATCTATCACATTAGGAGGAAATCCAGTTCATACATCAGGCGAATTACCAGCAGTTGGTTCAAAATTAGCTGATTTCAAATTAGTACAAAATGATTTATCAGTTGCTTCTTTAAGTACTTTCGCTGGTAAAAAATTAGTTTTAAACATTTTCCCAAGTGTTGATACAGGAACTTGCGCAACATCAGTTAGAACTTTCAATGCAAGTGCAAGCGGATTAGAAAATACTACTGTTTTATGTATTTCAAGAGATTTACCTTTCGCTCAAAAACGTTTTTGTGGTGCAGAAGGTTTAGAAAACGTAGTTAATTTATCTGATTTTCAAACTGGTGCTTTTGGTAAAGCAAACGGATTAGAAATTGTTGACGGACCATTGGCTGGTTTACACTCAAGAGCTATTATTGTTGTTGATGCAGATGGAACAATTACACATACAGAACAAGTTGCAGAAATTGCAAACGAACCAAATTACGAAGCAGCTTTAGCAGCACTATAA
- a CDS encoding DUF6952 family protein, with protein sequence MKLPVIKHLTQFIEENDQDYIIETIEVLEAMTEIPSLKDEELDVIGELISNMYGALEVQKLVAQGTDKKEALNTFMKRVLGSIDK encoded by the coding sequence ATGAAATTACCAGTAATTAAGCATTTAACACAATTCATCGAAGAAAACGATCAGGATTATATCATTGAAACAATTGAAGTTCTTGAAGCGATGACTGAAATTCCTTCTCTTAAAGATGAAGAATTAGACGTAATTGGTGAATTGATTTCAAATATGTATGGTGCTCTTGAAGTACAAAAATTGGTTGCTCAGGGAACTGATAAAAAAGAAGCTTTAAATACGTTTATGAAACGTGTTTTAGGTTCAATCGATAAATAA
- a CDS encoding thioredoxin family protein has protein sequence MLIDLNEDTLADLVAKNEKVVVQYSASWCGNCRIMKPKFKKLATENEAVTFVLVDAENSPESRKLANVSNLPTFATFVNGQLVGETQTNKQEVLIDLVNAIV, from the coding sequence ATGTTAATCGACTTAAACGAAGATACGTTAGCAGATTTAGTTGCTAAAAACGAAAAAGTAGTAGTACAATATTCAGCTTCATGGTGTGGAAATTGCCGTATTATGAAACCAAAATTCAAAAAACTAGCAACAGAAAATGAAGCTGTCACTTTTGTTTTGGTTGATGCAGAAAATTCTCCTGAATCTAGAAAATTAGCTAATGTTAGTAACCTGCCAACATTCGCAACTTTCGTAAACGGACAATTAGTTGGCGAAACGCAGACTAACAAACAAGAAGTTTTAATTGACTTAGTAAACGCTATTGTTTAA
- a CDS encoding peroxiredoxin: MSLVGKKFPSIAVDAISEMGDNLKINIFEEAVNNNKKVLLFWYPKDFTFVCPTELHAFQAALPEFEKRNTIVIGASCDTNEVHFAWLNTPKNNGGIEGVTYPILADTNRNLANILGILDIESTSYSEDTDSVIIEGSNVTYRATYLIDETGKIFHESVNDMPLGRNVNEYLRMVDAYTHIQTKGEVCPANWEAGKEAMSADRISTAEYLSAN, translated from the coding sequence ATGTCTTTAGTAGGAAAAAAATTCCCAAGTATTGCAGTAGATGCTATCTCAGAAATGGGTGACAATTTAAAAATCAACATTTTTGAAGAAGCAGTAAACAACAATAAAAAAGTACTTTTATTTTGGTACCCAAAAGATTTTACTTTTGTATGTCCAACTGAATTACACGCCTTTCAAGCTGCATTACCAGAATTTGAAAAAAGAAATACTATCGTAATTGGTGCTTCTTGCGACACAAACGAGGTTCACTTTGCTTGGTTAAATACTCCAAAAAACAATGGTGGAATCGAAGGTGTTACTTACCCAATCTTAGCTGATACAAACCGTAACTTAGCTAACATTTTAGGTATTCTTGATATCGAATCTACAAGCTACAGCGAAGATACAGATTCAGTTATCATCGAAGGTTCAAACGTAACTTACAGAGCTACTTACCTAATTGACGAAACTGGAAAAATCTTCCACGAAAGCGTAAACGATATGCCACTAGGACGTAACGTAAACGAATACTTAAGAATGGTTGATGCTTACACTCACATCCAAACTAAAGGAGAAGTTTGTCCTGCAAACTGGGAAGCTGGTAAAGAAGCTATGTCTGCAGACAGAATCAGTACTGCTGAATACTTAAGCGCAAACTAA
- a CDS encoding glycoside hydrolase family 3 protein, with protein sequence MKITAEALRQRIGQFFFPAVFINDTEENIQETERLIKEYNIGGLTFFHSRASAATNYESKKKVVFNDDSYEKIKALIVRYQKAASTPLLISIDAEWGLAMRIEKTPQYPYAITLGALPENKSHLVYEAGKQIGLDLKAAGIQYNLSPLADINNNPNNPVIGYRSFGENKEKVADFSIEYLKGMSEVGVLGCLKHFPGHGNTNVDSHLGLPVLKETLEELLENELYPFIKGIENNVDSIMIGHLAVPSLNDGKDTSATLSKAVIQDLLRDKLGYDGLVISDALNMHSVSKLYETKGQLEWEAFNAGNDVLCFAENVPEGIEAIYKNASPDRIFESYNRIMKAKEKAGILSGKTAASGELDFEKTSKINLEIAQNAITKIIDNSSTELAFEAQKNNKLAKLSLYKNTENTFFKTLNTKLDSPEFAFESLDVSDISSIQKELENFETILISLFVPKAKPLNNFEIDNEVLNLLSELLQTKKCIVFVFGNPYALPLIPNLKKASGLIEVYQDFEEFQKTAGIQFLEKNTFNGVLPVNIDIQ encoded by the coding sequence ATGAAAATTACAGCCGAAGCATTACGACAAAGAATAGGACAATTCTTTTTCCCTGCCGTTTTTATCAATGATACCGAAGAAAATATTCAGGAAACTGAACGCCTTATTAAAGAATACAATATTGGGGGATTGACCTTTTTTCATAGTCGTGCGAGCGCTGCAACCAATTATGAAAGCAAGAAAAAAGTAGTTTTTAATGACGACAGCTACGAGAAAATCAAAGCTTTAATTGTTCGTTATCAAAAAGCAGCTTCTACACCGCTTTTAATTAGTATTGATGCCGAATGGGGATTGGCAATGCGAATTGAAAAAACACCTCAATATCCGTACGCAATTACGCTTGGCGCTTTGCCAGAAAACAAATCTCATTTGGTTTATGAAGCTGGAAAACAAATTGGTTTAGATTTAAAAGCAGCCGGAATTCAGTATAATTTATCGCCTTTGGCAGATATCAACAACAATCCAAATAATCCCGTTATTGGCTATCGTTCTTTTGGTGAAAACAAAGAAAAAGTAGCCGATTTTTCGATTGAATATTTAAAAGGAATGTCAGAAGTTGGCGTTTTAGGCTGTCTGAAACACTTTCCCGGACACGGAAATACGAACGTTGATTCGCATTTAGGATTGCCGGTTTTAAAAGAAACTTTAGAAGAATTATTAGAAAACGAATTATATCCGTTTATAAAAGGAATTGAAAACAATGTCGATTCTATAATGATCGGGCATTTGGCTGTTCCTAGTTTAAACGACGGAAAAGATACTTCTGCAACATTATCAAAAGCTGTTATTCAAGATCTTTTGCGCGACAAATTAGGATACGACGGTTTGGTAATTTCTGATGCCTTAAATATGCACAGCGTTTCTAAATTGTATGAAACCAAAGGTCAATTAGAATGGGAAGCTTTTAATGCAGGAAATGATGTTTTATGCTTCGCTGAAAATGTGCCCGAAGGAATTGAAGCAATTTATAAAAATGCTTCTCCAGACCGTATTTTCGAAAGTTACAACCGAATTATGAAAGCCAAAGAAAAAGCCGGAATTCTTTCTGGAAAAACTGCGGCTTCGGGTGAATTAGATTTTGAAAAAACATCAAAAATAAACTTAGAAATTGCTCAAAATGCAATTACTAAAATTATAGATAATTCGAGTACTGAACTAGCTTTTGAAGCGCAGAAAAACAACAAATTAGCTAAACTGAGTTTATATAAAAATACTGAAAATACATTTTTCAAAACACTGAATACAAAACTTGATTCTCCAGAATTTGCTTTTGAAAGTCTAGACGTTTCAGATATTTCATCAATCCAAAAAGAATTAGAAAATTTCGAAACGATTTTAATTTCATTATTTGTTCCAAAAGCAAAACCGCTGAATAATTTCGAAATTGATAACGAAGTTTTGAATTTACTTTCTGAATTATTGCAAACTAAAAAATGCATCGTTTTTGTTTTTGGAAATCCATATGCATTACCTTTAATTCCAAATCTGAAAAAAGCTTCAGGGCTAATTGAGGTATATCAGGATTTCGAAGAATTTCAAAAAACAGCAGGAATTCAATTTTTAGAAAAAAATACTTTCAACGGCGTTTTACCCGTAAATATTGACATTCAATAA
- a CDS encoding GNAT family N-acetyltransferase, giving the protein MNIKRTNSDDIDFINLVALLDKDLAIRDGDDHAFYNQFNKTDKIKHTIVYYENDVPVGCGAFREKESDKTEIKRMYVHPDYRKKGIASAILKELEIWAKEVGYTYTILETGKNQPEAINLYQKLNYTIIPNYPPYEEMDNSVCMKKTL; this is encoded by the coding sequence ATGAACATAAAGCGAACCAATTCAGATGATATTGATTTTATAAATCTGGTTGCTTTATTAGATAAAGATTTAGCCATTAGAGACGGTGACGATCATGCGTTTTACAATCAGTTTAATAAAACCGACAAAATAAAACATACTATTGTTTATTACGAAAATGATGTTCCTGTTGGATGCGGAGCTTTTAGAGAAAAAGAAAGCGACAAAACTGAAATTAAAAGAATGTATGTGCATCCTGATTATCGAAAAAAAGGAATTGCTTCTGCTATTTTAAAAGAACTCGAAATCTGGGCAAAAGAAGTCGGTTATACTTATACTATTTTGGAAACCGGAAAAAACCAGCCGGAAGCCATCAACTTATATCAAAAATTAAATTATACTATCATTCCAAATTATCCGCCTTATGAAGAAATGGATAATAGTGTCTGCATGAAAAAGACTTTATAA
- a CDS encoding tetratricopeptide repeat protein translates to MEINENLQAERNLKGAEFEKSGNLEKAIELYEENVAEDFKGNHPYDRLATIYKNQNDLENEIRVLEKAIVVYEEITIEDRLEGLPKLFRFKNRLEKAIETKKQLAKQKKAKLK, encoded by the coding sequence ATGGAAATCAATGAAAATTTGCAGGCCGAACGCAACTTAAAAGGAGCTGAGTTCGAAAAATCCGGAAATCTTGAAAAAGCTATTGAATTATATGAGGAAAATGTCGCGGAAGACTTTAAAGGAAATCATCCTTACGATCGTTTGGCTACGATTTACAAAAACCAAAACGATCTGGAAAATGAAATCCGCGTTTTAGAAAAAGCCATTGTGGTTTACGAAGAAATTACAATCGAAGACCGATTGGAAGGTTTACCAAAACTTTTCCGTTTTAAAAACCGATTGGAAAAAGCAATTGAAACCAAAAAACAATTGGCTAAACAAAAGAAAGCAAAACTGAAATAA
- a CDS encoding MFS transporter, with protein sequence MKTDNKPWFWIPLLNFASGLPYAVIISVSVIMYKNLGISNEDIGVYTSLLYLPWVIKPLWSPFIELTGTKRKWFLSMQLLISIAFLLVGFTIPTNGFFVMTLAIFWVAAFASASNDIASDGFYLLVLPENQQSFFLGIRSTFYRLSLLAGNGLIVLFAGYLEHKYGDNTKAWSYTMIAVGLLMTFITIYNFIFTPKNEINAVEKNKETHHQSFGTIFISFFKKKQIGLILAFILVFRLGESQLLKMLSPFLLDPKKLGGMALDTEAVGIIYGTCGVAALTIGGILGGIAISRHGLTKWMFPMFLTMHLPIIGFILLAFFHPASIYYIYAVVILEQFGYGFGFTAFMMYLIHVAEGESKTAHYALATGFMALGMMLPGMLSGYIQKYLGYDNFFIWVLIATIPGLILSRFLTFPKDFGKKSEEV encoded by the coding sequence ATGAAAACAGATAATAAACCCTGGTTTTGGATTCCGCTTCTTAACTTCGCATCCGGACTGCCTTATGCCGTTATAATTTCCGTTTCGGTAATTATGTACAAAAATCTCGGAATCTCAAATGAAGATATTGGAGTTTATACCAGTTTATTATATCTGCCGTGGGTTATCAAACCGCTTTGGAGTCCGTTTATTGAATTAACAGGAACCAAAAGAAAATGGTTTTTATCCATGCAGCTGCTTATTTCAATAGCCTTTTTATTAGTTGGTTTTACGATTCCAACAAATGGATTTTTCGTAATGACTCTGGCTATTTTCTGGGTTGCTGCTTTTGCTTCGGCTTCTAATGACATTGCCAGCGATGGATTTTATTTATTGGTTTTACCCGAAAATCAGCAGTCTTTTTTCCTCGGAATCAGAAGTACTTTTTACAGACTTTCATTATTAGCCGGAAACGGATTAATTGTACTTTTTGCAGGATATCTGGAACACAAATACGGCGATAATACTAAAGCATGGTCGTATACTATGATTGCAGTTGGTTTGTTAATGACATTTATTACGATTTACAATTTCATTTTTACTCCAAAAAATGAAATAAACGCTGTCGAAAAAAATAAAGAAACCCATCATCAAAGTTTTGGAACTATATTTATAAGCTTCTTTAAGAAAAAACAAATTGGTTTAATTCTGGCTTTTATTCTGGTTTTCAGATTAGGAGAATCACAGCTGCTTAAAATGTTAAGTCCATTTTTATTAGATCCAAAAAAATTGGGCGGAATGGCTTTAGATACCGAAGCAGTTGGAATTATTTATGGAACCTGCGGTGTTGCAGCCTTAACCATTGGCGGTATTTTAGGCGGAATTGCTATTTCCAGACATGGCCTTACGAAATGGATGTTTCCAATGTTTTTAACAATGCATTTACCTATTATTGGATTCATTTTATTAGCATTTTTTCACCCCGCATCAATTTATTACATTTATGCCGTCGTGATTTTAGAACAATTTGGTTATGGTTTTGGATTTACTGCTTTTATGATGTATTTAATTCATGTTGCCGAAGGAGAATCAAAAACAGCACATTATGCACTGGCAACCGGTTTTATGGCTTTAGGAATGATGCTTCCGGGAATGCTGAGCGGTTATATTCAAAAATATTTAGGCTATGACAACTTCTTTATCTGGGTTCTTATAGCTACAATTCCAGGTCTTATTTTATCACGTTTTTTAACTTTCCCGAAAGATTTTGGGAAAAAATCTGAAGAAGTTTAA
- a CDS encoding glycoside hydrolase family 10 protein: MHKNQYLLYSIIFLFFFGGKAFSQEKIIYPKNEFRGVWIATVVNIDWPKTAIDNVEKEKADYLEILNTYKKLNYNAVIVQIRSVGDAFYPSEFAPWSRFLTGKEGTAPNPYYDALEWMIEEAHNRGFEFHAWLNPYRATFDLNKNLLSPNHDIFKHPEWMIEYGGKYYYDPALPEVQTHLTKVVKEVVDKYDIDAIHFDDYFYPYAVPGKVFNDTASYKKYGSGLSLADWRRANVSNFVHTISTTIKASKPWVQFGISPFGVWRNKSQDPKGSETQSTSNYDDLYADPVLWMDQKWIDYIMPQLYWSMNNPRASYSKLVKWWSENANNTAIYIGHASYKIRGDGDKSWYFATEIPTQVDFARSFKNVNGSAYFSAKWFMSKNLDVVRLLGDNQYKYPSIPAAVPNLKRIIIDNPVFTEFTKDNSTYTFSIKSPLNTKVRYIVIYGGEHISKINTNDATKIIDKVRAVEKDGVISFSIPAEKISMYKACAVTFIDYFANESTPAAADIKKNFKIYSPAQPNENR; this comes from the coding sequence ATGCATAAAAATCAGTACTTACTATACTCTATAATATTTTTATTTTTCTTTGGAGGGAAAGCCTTTTCACAGGAAAAAATTATATATCCTAAAAATGAATTTAGAGGAGTCTGGATTGCAACTGTAGTAAATATTGACTGGCCAAAAACGGCAATTGACAATGTCGAAAAGGAAAAGGCTGATTATCTTGAAATTTTAAACACCTATAAAAAACTAAATTACAACGCTGTTATCGTTCAGATCAGGAGTGTTGGTGATGCATTTTATCCTTCAGAATTTGCTCCGTGGTCACGATTCTTAACAGGAAAAGAAGGTACTGCGCCAAATCCGTATTACGATGCGCTGGAGTGGATGATCGAAGAAGCGCACAATAGAGGCTTTGAATTTCATGCATGGCTGAATCCGTATCGTGCTACTTTTGATTTAAATAAAAATCTTTTGAGCCCAAATCACGATATTTTTAAACATCCGGAATGGATGATAGAATATGGCGGAAAATACTATTATGACCCTGCCCTTCCTGAAGTTCAGACACATTTAACCAAAGTAGTAAAAGAAGTAGTTGATAAGTACGATATCGACGCAATTCATTTTGACGATTATTTTTATCCGTATGCTGTTCCCGGAAAAGTATTTAACGACACAGCGTCTTACAAAAAATACGGTTCTGGCTTAAGTCTTGCAGACTGGCGTCGTGCTAATGTGAGTAACTTTGTACATACCATTTCTACAACCATAAAAGCAAGTAAGCCTTGGGTTCAATTTGGAATTAGTCCGTTTGGAGTTTGGAGAAACAAATCTCAAGATCCAAAAGGTTCAGAAACACAATCGACTTCTAATTACGACGATTTGTATGCAGATCCTGTTTTATGGATGGATCAAAAATGGATTGATTACATTATGCCGCAATTATATTGGAGCATGAATAATCCTAGAGCTTCTTACTCTAAATTAGTAAAATGGTGGTCTGAAAACGCAAACAACACAGCCATTTATATTGGTCATGCATCCTATAAAATTAGAGGCGATGGTGATAAAAGCTGGTATTTTGCAACCGAAATTCCAACTCAGGTTGATTTTGCCAGAAGTTTTAAAAATGTAAACGGAAGTGCTTATTTCAGCGCTAAATGGTTTATGAGCAAAAATTTAGATGTTGTTCGTCTTTTAGGAGACAATCAATATAAATATCCTTCGATTCCTGCTGCGGTTCCAAATTTAAAACGCATAATAATTGACAATCCTGTTTTTACAGAATTTACAAAAGATAATTCAACATATACTTTCAGCATTAAGAGTCCGCTTAATACAAAGGTTCGTTACATTGTAATTTATGGAGGCGAGCATATTTCAAAAATCAATACAAACGACGCGACAAAAATAATCGACAAAGTTAGAGCTGTTGAAAAAGACGGTGTTATTTCATTTTCTATTCCTGCAGAAAAAATCAGCATGTACAAAGCTTGTGCTGTAACATTTATTGATTATTTTGCAAACGAAAGCACACCCGCTGCTGCCGACATAAAAAAGAATTTTAAAATATATTCACCTGCTCAGCCTAATGAAAACAGATAA
- a CDS encoding anhydro-N-acetylmuramic acid kinase produces the protein MNKNIKALYEIAQKETRKILGLMSGTSLDGLDLALCEVSGEGGNTVVKIQQFETIDYNDDIKTEIRKVFAQKTIDFQHLVLLNEWIANLHAGMINDCLAKWNIPASEVDLIASHGQTVLHAPKFLHQQEKFPNATLQIGDGDHIAVKTGIITLSDFRQKHVAAGGEGAPLAVYGDYLLFSKKGENRIMLNMGGIANFTYLPASQNAEEVFVTDTGTANTLIDIFTKQFFPEKSFDKDAEIAKKGTVNQELLSELKSDPFFKQSFPKTIGQELFNHEFVNSALVKLGLENISAPDLLATLTRLSAETIAEAVLFVVQNTKTPIEEFTVYMSGGGARNPLLVKWLQELLSCKFEKSDVLGISGDAKEAVLFAVLANETVAGGNYNFGSQKGIPSVTMGKISFPD, from the coding sequence ATGAATAAAAATATAAAAGCTCTTTACGAAATCGCTCAAAAAGAGACCAGAAAAATACTAGGTTTAATGTCTGGAACTTCTCTCGACGGACTCGACTTGGCTCTTTGCGAAGTTTCTGGTGAAGGTGGAAACACGGTTGTCAAAATCCAGCAATTTGAAACCATTGATTACAACGACGATATTAAAACCGAAATAAGAAAGGTATTTGCACAGAAAACAATCGATTTTCAGCATTTGGTTTTGCTAAACGAATGGATTGCAAACCTTCATGCAGGAATGATTAACGATTGCCTTGCTAAATGGAATATTCCCGCAAGTGAGGTAGATTTAATCGCATCGCACGGACAAACGGTTCTGCATGCGCCAAAATTTTTACATCAGCAGGAAAAATTCCCCAATGCAACTTTGCAGATTGGCGACGGTGATCATATTGCGGTAAAAACCGGAATTATCACATTATCGGATTTCAGACAAAAACACGTTGCCGCGGGCGGTGAAGGTGCGCCCTTAGCTGTTTATGGTGATTATTTATTATTCAGCAAAAAAGGCGAAAACCGAATTATGCTGAATATGGGTGGTATTGCAAATTTCACTTATTTACCTGCCTCACAAAATGCCGAAGAGGTTTTTGTAACCGATACCGGAACAGCAAATACTTTAATTGACATTTTTACCAAACAATTTTTTCCTGAAAAAAGTTTTGATAAAGATGCCGAAATCGCTAAAAAAGGAACTGTAAATCAAGAACTTTTAAGCGAATTAAAAAGTGATCCTTTTTTCAAGCAAAGCTTTCCAAAAACAATTGGCCAGGAATTATTTAATCACGAATTTGTAAACTCAGCTTTGGTAAAATTAGGATTAGAAAACATTTCGGCACCAGATTTGCTGGCAACTTTAACACGCCTTAGTGCCGAAACAATTGCCGAAGCAGTTTTGTTTGTCGTACAAAATACTAAAACACCAATAGAAGAGTTTACGGTTTATATGTCTGGCGGAGGTGCACGAAATCCATTATTGGTGAAATGGTTACAGGAATTATTGTCTTGTAAATTTGAAAAAAGCGACGTTCTGGGAATTTCAGGCGATGCAAAAGAAGCCGTTTTATTTGCCGTTTTGGCTAATGAAACCGTTGCCGGTGGAAATTATAATTTTGGTTCACAAAAAGGAATTCCATCTGTAACAATGGGAAAAATTTCTTTTCCAGATTAA
- a CDS encoding LemA family protein, with amino-acid sequence MFVIIGLFAFLFIIGIIIYNSLIGKRNQVTNAFSAIDVMLKKRFDLIPNLVEVVKQYTNYEQSTLTKIVELRAKATSGNLTDDEKASLDTQLSSAVKGLMVTVENYPDLKANTNFLNLQTTWTESEEQIAAARRTYNSAVTDYNNAIMMFPGNMFAGMLGYTKIEVLATPEEERKNISAKELFNN; translated from the coding sequence ATGTTTGTTATTATAGGACTTTTTGCTTTCCTTTTTATTATCGGAATTATAATCTACAATTCACTTATCGGAAAAAGAAATCAGGTTACCAATGCTTTTTCAGCGATTGATGTTATGCTGAAAAAACGTTTTGATTTGATTCCAAATCTTGTTGAAGTTGTAAAACAATATACAAATTACGAACAAAGTACTTTAACTAAAATTGTTGAGCTTCGTGCAAAAGCGACTTCAGGAAATTTGACAGATGATGAAAAAGCAAGTTTAGACACTCAATTGAGCTCAGCAGTAAAAGGTTTAATGGTTACTGTAGAAAATTATCCAGATTTAAAAGCCAATACTAATTTCTTAAATCTACAGACTACATGGACAGAAAGTGAAGAACAAATTGCAGCGGCGAGAAGAACTTACAACTCAGCCGTAACAGATTATAACAACGCAATTATGATGTTTCCTGGCAATATGTTTGCCGGAATGCTGGGCTACACTAAAATTGAGGTTTTAGCAACTCCAGAAGAAGAGCGTAAAAATATTAGTGCAAAAGAACTATTCAATAATTAA
- a CDS encoding DUF3137 domain-containing protein: MDSELNSKVNLQEILNTLEVDRKKISETYKTCYILFGLAIVILVIGLLIRFPALGFIGFLVSALIAILMHFKIDDDVKQYKADYKTNVVASALKTVNESFVFAPLSGLSEYEFVSSELFTTEPDRYKTQDLITGTTDKTSFWFAEVHAEYKTQTQTKNGTRTEWHTIFEGIIFAADFNKNFNVSTVVRPKSFGASLGAWFSKNVFSFGNTEVVQLENTEFDNKFVTYSKNQIEARYILTPAMMERILALNNKSDETISISFIHSKMYIAFPLSQNYFEAPIHSSLLAPDLLTDDLSIVKFMHDIVHELDLNTRIWGKE; this comes from the coding sequence ATGGATTCAGAATTAAATTCGAAAGTCAATCTGCAGGAAATACTGAATACCTTAGAAGTTGATCGGAAAAAAATTTCCGAAACGTATAAAACCTGTTATATATTATTTGGCCTTGCAATAGTAATTTTAGTTATCGGGTTATTAATTCGATTTCCTGCTTTAGGGTTTATTGGTTTTTTAGTATCTGCGTTGATTGCTATTTTAATGCACTTTAAAATAGACGATGACGTTAAACAATACAAAGCAGACTATAAAACGAATGTTGTAGCATCTGCTTTAAAAACGGTTAACGAAAGTTTTGTTTTTGCACCACTAAGCGGGCTTTCTGAATATGAATTTGTAAGCTCGGAGCTTTTTACAACCGAACCCGATCGCTATAAAACGCAGGATTTAATAACCGGAACGACCGATAAAACTTCTTTTTGGTTTGCCGAAGTACACGCTGAATATAAAACCCAAACTCAAACCAAAAATGGAACGCGAACAGAATGGCACACTATTTTTGAGGGAATTATTTTTGCAGCCGACTTCAATAAAAACTTTAATGTTTCGACAGTTGTTCGTCCAAAAAGTTTTGGTGCTAGTCTTGGAGCGTGGTTTTCTAAAAATGTTTTCAGTTTTGGAAACACCGAAGTTGTGCAATTAGAAAACACCGAATTTGATAATAAGTTTGTAACCTATTCTAAAAACCAAATCGAAGCGCGATATATTTTGACGCCCGCCATGATGGAAAGAATTCTGGCTTTAAACAACAAATCCGACGAAACGATTTCTATCTCGTTTATACATTCTAAAATGTACATCGCTTTTCCATTATCTCAAAATTATTTTGAAGCGCCTATTCATTCGTCGCTTTTAGCGCCAGATTTACTTACTGATGATCTTTCGATCGTGAAGTTTATGCACGATATTGTTCATGAACTGGATTTGAATACTAGGATTTGGGGAAAGGAGTAG